Proteins from a single region of Salipiger sp. H15:
- a CDS encoding flagellar biosynthetic protein FliR yields MTGLAALLELGGQGLWLGLLVFLRVGAALFALPGLGESWVPLRLRLALALTLSAAILPAVAAGLPSDPPSLPLFLRAVASETLAGLFLGLMLRLFVFALQTAGTIAAQATSLSQLLGNAAAEPMPALGHILSVAALALLMATGFHVKAAAYLILSYRLLPALALPDPAVLAQASRAEVSHAFALAFSLAAPFVILSALYNLTLGFINKAMPQLMVAFVGAPVITLGAVALMGLVAPLLLAAWLAQVDAFLSAPFR; encoded by the coding sequence ATGACCGGGCTCGCGGCGCTGCTGGAACTCGGCGGTCAGGGGCTCTGGCTCGGCCTGCTGGTCTTCCTGCGCGTCGGCGCCGCGCTCTTCGCCCTGCCGGGGCTGGGCGAGTCCTGGGTGCCGCTGCGGTTGCGACTGGCGCTGGCCCTGACGCTGAGCGCCGCGATCCTGCCGGCGGTCGCCGCGGGGCTTCCGTCGGACCCGCCGTCGCTGCCGCTCTTCCTGCGCGCGGTGGCGAGCGAGACTCTCGCCGGCCTCTTCCTCGGGCTCATGCTGCGGCTCTTCGTCTTTGCCCTGCAGACCGCCGGCACGATCGCCGCGCAGGCGACCTCGCTCTCGCAGCTTCTCGGCAATGCCGCGGCCGAGCCGATGCCGGCGCTCGGGCATATCCTCAGCGTCGCCGCGCTCGCCCTACTCATGGCCACGGGCTTTCACGTCAAGGCGGCGGCCTACCTCATCCTGTCCTACCGGCTGCTGCCCGCGCTCGCGCTGCCGGACCCGGCGGTGCTGGCGCAGGCCAGCCGCGCTGAGGTCAGCCACGCCTTCGCGCTCGCCTTCTCGCTGGCGGCGCCCTTCGTGATCCTGTCGGCGCTCTACAACCTGACGCTCGGCTTCATCAACAAGGCGATGCCGCAGCTGATGGTCGCCTTCGTCGGCGCGCCGGTGATCACGCTCGGCGCCGTGGCCCTGATGGGGCTGGTCGCGCCGCTGCTGCTGGCGGCCTGGCTGGCGCAGGTCGACGCCTTCCTCTCGGCGCCGTTCCGGTAG
- the flgH gene encoding flagellar basal body L-ring protein FlgH, with the protein MTNRRTLLVAVLCLSGCDRLDHLGRPPSFTPTESGAEHAAMAYSSARDPGLPLRVTDHASLWSGGRGSLLGDRRAMETGDILTVVIEIDDQAEISNSTDRSRSGSESLGIPEFFGYPQRHEATMTDGTSLATAVDISGSSSASGDGSVKRNEKLTLRIAATITKVLPNGVLEISGLQEVRVNFELRELNVTGFVRPEDISRQNEITYDKIASARISYGGRGQITDMQQPRYGQQALDMILPF; encoded by the coding sequence ATGACCAACCGCCGCACCCTGCTCGTCGCCGTCCTCTGCCTTTCCGGTTGCGACCGGCTCGACCACCTCGGGCGCCCGCCCAGCTTCACCCCGACGGAGAGCGGCGCCGAACATGCCGCCATGGCCTATTCCTCGGCGCGCGACCCGGGCCTGCCGCTGCGGGTCACCGATCATGCCTCGCTCTGGAGCGGCGGCCGCGGCTCGCTGCTCGGCGACCGCCGCGCCATGGAGACCGGCGACATCCTCACCGTGGTGATCGAGATCGACGACCAGGCCGAGATTTCCAATTCCACCGACCGGTCGCGCTCCGGCTCCGAAAGCCTCGGCATCCCCGAGTTCTTCGGCTACCCGCAGCGCCACGAGGCGACGATGACCGACGGCACCTCGCTGGCGACCGCGGTGGACATTTCCGGCTCGAGCAGCGCCAGCGGCGACGGATCGGTGAAGCGCAACGAGAAGCTGACCCTGCGCATCGCCGCGACGATCACCAAGGTGCTGCCCAACGGCGTGCTCGAGATCTCGGGCCTGCAGGAGGTCCGGGTGAATTTCGAGCTGCGCGAGCTGAACGTCACAGGCTTCGTGCGCCCCGAGGACATCTCGCGCCAGAACGAGATTACCTATGACAAGATCGCCTCGGCCCGGATCTCCTACGGCGGCCGCGGCCAGATCACCGACATGCAGCAGCCGCGCTACGGCCAGCAGGCGCTCGACATGATCCTGCCGTTCTGA
- the flgG gene encoding flagellar basal-body rod protein FlgG: MRALKIAATGMSAQQMRVEVISHNLSNMSTTGYNARRAEFADLHYQQLHRAGTISASDGTMLPTGVQLGLGVRPAAVSVNLAQGSSSATGGDLDVAIEGKGYLEVTLPSGAAAYTRDGALKRSADGLIVTSEGLPVAPEITIPGDAKSISINQQGEVYAYFDGTVPAQLLGQFTLTGFTNPRGLEAIGSNLFTETEASGPPLQGTAGVDGLGMLRQGYLEESSVDPIYEITELIEAQRGYELNSKVITAADQMLAATVQVR; this comes from the coding sequence ATGCGTGCCCTGAAAATCGCCGCCACAGGAATGAGTGCCCAGCAGATGCGGGTCGAGGTGATCTCGCACAACCTCTCGAACATGAGCACCACGGGTTACAACGCCCGCCGCGCCGAGTTTGCCGACCTGCACTACCAGCAGTTGCACCGCGCCGGCACGATCAGCGCCTCGGACGGCACCATGCTGCCCACAGGCGTCCAGCTCGGCCTCGGGGTCCGACCCGCGGCGGTCTCGGTGAACCTCGCGCAGGGCAGTTCCTCGGCCACCGGCGGCGACCTCGACGTCGCCATCGAGGGCAAGGGCTATCTCGAGGTCACGCTGCCCTCGGGCGCGGCGGCCTATACCCGCGACGGCGCGCTCAAGCGCAGCGCCGACGGGTTGATCGTCACCTCCGAGGGCCTGCCCGTGGCACCCGAGATCACCATCCCGGGCGATGCAAAGAGCATTTCGATCAACCAGCAGGGCGAGGTCTACGCCTATTTCGACGGCACCGTTCCCGCGCAGCTCCTCGGCCAGTTCACCCTGACCGGCTTCACCAACCCGCGCGGGCTCGAGGCGATCGGCAGCAACCTCTTCACCGAGACCGAGGCCTCCGGCCCGCCGCTGCAGGGCACCGCCGGGGTGGACGGGCTGGGCATGCTGCGGCAGGGCTATCTCGAGGAAAGCAGCGTCGATCCGATCTACGAGATCACCGAGCTGATCGAGGCGCAGCGCGGCTACGAGCTCAACTCGAAGGTGATCACCGCCGCGGACCAGATGCTCGCCGCGACCGTGCAGGTGCGCTGA
- a CDS encoding flagellar biosynthetic protein FliQ, producing the protein MLTETIFFDTLRQGLWVATLTSLPILTAALLAGVGVGLFQALTSIQEMTLTFVPKLLAIVITFWISMSFMTETLVAFFQSRVIPMINGG; encoded by the coding sequence ATGCTGACCGAAACCATCTTCTTCGACACGCTGCGCCAGGGGCTCTGGGTCGCCACGCTCACCTCGCTGCCGATCCTCACCGCCGCGCTGCTCGCCGGGGTCGGCGTCGGGCTCTTCCAGGCGCTCACCTCGATCCAGGAAATGACCCTCACCTTCGTGCCGAAGCTCCTCGCCATCGTCATCACCTTCTGGATCTCGATGAGTTTCATGACCGAGACGCTGGTGGCCTTCTTCCAGTCCCGCGTCATCCCGATGATTAACGGAGGCTGA
- the flhA gene encoding flagellar biosynthesis protein FlhA has translation MAETAAAPSLFKPTVLLAVALMAIIVMMILPMPSIVLDLGLAASFGLAILIFTVTLFIERPLDFSSFPTILLGSLMLRLSLNVSSTKLIIGQGHTGTGAAGDVIEGFANFVMGGSVFLGLVVFGVLMIVNFAVITKGAARMAEVGARFALDGMPGKQLAIDSDMSAGAIDHAEAKLRREREQQETTFFGSLDGASKFVKGDAVAGLLITLLNLVMGMIMGVFVHGMALRNAFETYAILTVGDGLVSQIPAVIISIASGLLLARGGATGATDVAVAGQLARYPAALGTVGVLMALFALVPGLPFLPFMLGAATLCGLVLRLRRRMIEAATAPPAAARAEAPRDRPIGDVLDLDEIHLEFAPDLVNMVLDPGTGLDIRIANMRRHVAASYGLILPEIRLTDAPARPTGVYVILVHGVEVARGELNPDLVLALMPDDARALPDGRDVSEPVYGAPARWIRPEDQDRAALTGVTIVTPAEVLATHLLEVIKRNFGRLLTLKALRRLLDEMVSLTDAARAEANRRLLDELIPDKVQVDTLHAVLRLLLEEQVSIRNLPLILEAVAEMRGQQGTPEAICEHVRQRLGFQLVAGMRREDGTIPLIQLAAEWEDTFASHQVDGGRGVLDVALPPETFEALTRGIAEEVGNAGSRGIYPALVTSSRRRRFLRTIMAAKGLSTPVLSFEEIGLEARPALVGLVAA, from the coding sequence ATGGCCGAGACCGCCGCCGCCCCAAGCCTTTTCAAGCCCACCGTGCTGCTTGCGGTGGCGCTGATGGCGATTATCGTCATGATGATCCTGCCGATGCCCTCGATCGTGCTCGACCTCGGCCTCGCCGCCTCCTTCGGCCTCGCCATCCTGATCTTCACCGTCACGCTCTTCATCGAGCGGCCGCTGGATTTCTCGTCCTTCCCGACCATCCTGCTCGGCTCGCTGATGCTCCGGCTCTCGCTCAACGTCAGTTCGACCAAGCTGATCATCGGCCAGGGCCACACCGGTACCGGCGCCGCCGGCGACGTGATCGAGGGATTCGCCAATTTCGTCATGGGCGGCAGCGTTTTCCTCGGCCTCGTGGTCTTCGGCGTGCTGATGATCGTGAATTTCGCGGTGATCACCAAGGGGGCCGCGCGCATGGCCGAGGTCGGGGCGCGCTTTGCCCTCGACGGCATGCCGGGCAAGCAGCTGGCGATCGACAGTGACATGTCGGCCGGAGCCATCGACCACGCCGAGGCGAAGCTGCGGCGCGAGCGCGAACAGCAGGAGACGACCTTCTTCGGCTCGCTCGACGGCGCGTCGAAATTCGTCAAGGGCGACGCGGTGGCGGGGCTGCTGATCACCCTTCTGAACCTCGTCATGGGCATGATCATGGGGGTCTTCGTGCATGGCATGGCCCTGCGCAATGCCTTCGAGACCTACGCGATCCTCACCGTGGGCGACGGGCTGGTCTCGCAGATCCCGGCGGTGATCATCTCGATCGCCTCGGGCCTGCTGCTCGCGCGCGGCGGCGCGACCGGCGCGACCGATGTCGCCGTGGCGGGGCAGCTCGCGCGGTACCCGGCGGCGCTCGGCACCGTCGGCGTGCTCATGGCGCTCTTCGCGCTGGTGCCGGGCCTGCCCTTCCTGCCCTTCATGCTGGGCGCGGCGACGCTCTGCGGGCTGGTGCTGCGCCTGCGACGGCGGATGATCGAGGCGGCGACCGCCCCGCCAGCCGCCGCGCGGGCCGAGGCACCGCGCGACCGGCCGATCGGCGACGTGCTCGACCTTGACGAGATCCATCTCGAATTCGCGCCGGACCTCGTCAACATGGTGCTCGATCCCGGCACCGGGCTCGACATCCGCATCGCCAACATGCGGCGTCACGTGGCGGCGAGCTACGGGCTGATCCTGCCAGAGATCCGGCTCACCGACGCCCCCGCGCGGCCAACCGGGGTCTACGTGATCCTCGTGCATGGGGTCGAGGTCGCGCGGGGTGAGCTGAACCCTGATCTCGTGCTCGCGCTGATGCCCGACGACGCCCGCGCCCTGCCCGACGGGCGCGACGTGAGCGAGCCGGTCTACGGCGCCCCCGCCCGCTGGATCCGACCCGAGGACCAGGACCGCGCGGCGCTGACCGGCGTCACGATTGTCACCCCGGCCGAGGTGCTCGCGACGCACCTGCTCGAGGTGATCAAGCGCAATTTCGGCCGTCTCCTCACGCTCAAGGCGCTGCGCCGGCTGCTCGACGAGATGGTCTCGCTCACCGATGCCGCAAGGGCCGAGGCCAACCGGCGGCTGCTCGACGAGCTGATCCCCGACAAGGTGCAGGTCGACACGCTGCACGCGGTGCTGCGCCTGCTGCTCGAGGAACAGGTGAGCATCCGCAATCTGCCGCTGATCCTCGAGGCGGTGGCCGAAATGCGCGGCCAGCAGGGTACGCCCGAGGCGATCTGTGAACACGTCCGCCAGCGGCTCGGCTTCCAGCTCGTCGCCGGGATGCGGCGCGAGGACGGGACGATCCCGCTGATCCAGCTCGCCGCCGAGTGGGAGGACACCTTCGCCAGCCACCAGGTCGACGGTGGCCGCGGCGTGCTCGACGTGGCGCTGCCGCCCGAAACCTTCGAGGCGCTGACCCGGGGCATCGCCGAGGAGGTGGGCAACGCGGGCAGCCGCGGCATCTACCCGGCGCTGGTGACCTCCTCGCGCCGCCGCCGCTTCCTGCGCACGATCATGGCCGCCAAGGGCCTGTCGACCCCGGTGCTCTCCTTCGAGGAGATCGGGCTCGAGGCGCGGCCTGCGCTGGTCGGGCTGGTCGCCGCATGA
- a CDS encoding flagellar basal body-associated FliL family protein, with translation MKKLLPLLLALIGTGAGIGAGLFLAPSPDSGAEHASAEPGTAQDGGHPAEPAAGSGDHTAADQGASEHGGSEHGEGESGTEYVKLNNQFVVPVVEDSRVAALVVLSISLEVAAGSAAATFEEEPKLRDGFLRTLFDHANIGGFDGNFTETPRMDALRRVLFETARNILGARVRDVLITDIARQDN, from the coding sequence GTGAAGAAGCTTCTCCCCCTCCTCCTCGCCCTCATCGGCACCGGCGCGGGCATCGGCGCGGGGCTCTTCCTCGCACCTTCCCCCGACAGCGGCGCCGAGCATGCCTCGGCCGAGCCCGGCACCGCGCAGGACGGCGGTCATCCGGCCGAGCCCGCCGCGGGGTCCGGCGATCACACCGCCGCGGATCAGGGCGCCTCGGAGCATGGCGGATCGGAGCATGGCGAGGGCGAAAGCGGGACGGAATACGTCAAGCTCAACAACCAGTTCGTCGTGCCCGTGGTCGAGGATTCGCGCGTCGCCGCGCTGGTGGTGCTGTCGATCTCGCTCGAGGTCGCTGCCGGCAGCGCTGCCGCCACCTTCGAGGAAGAGCCGAAGCTGCGCGACGGGTTCCTCCGCACGCTCTTCGATCACGCCAATATCGGCGGATTCGACGGCAATTTCACCGAAACCCCGCGCATGGATGCGCTGCGCCGCGTGCTGTTCGAGACCGCGCGCAACATCCTTGGCGCCCGGGTGCGCGACGTGCTGATCACCGACATCGCCCGGCAGGACAACTGA
- a CDS encoding flagellar type III secretion system protein FlhB, with the protein MAAEDGGEKSHEPSQRKLSEARRKGDIARAPDLLTAAAYLGLLLVADAFGPGSLEALGAVLIAPIDRPDRLLPLIFEDPAAGPVGGLMSGVLQAIWPWLLAPALAVLLALLATRGLVFTPSKLAPKPSRLSPLENARNKYGPRGLFEFFKSFGKLCLYSLVLGVFLSSRLEQITASVALSSGAAAALLAGLMRDLLGLAVLLALVLGVVDQLWQREDHLRRHRMSQKELRDEQKEAEGDPMFRQHRRARAQEIALSRMFADLPRADVVITNPTHYAVALRWERTPGSAPVCVAKGQDEVARRIREVAAEHGVPLHSDPATARALYATTEIGAQVAPEFYRPVAAAIRFSEDMRARARRGWRRGR; encoded by the coding sequence ATGGCGGCCGAGGACGGCGGGGAAAAGAGCCACGAACCCTCCCAGCGCAAGCTCTCCGAGGCCCGGCGCAAGGGCGACATCGCGCGCGCGCCCGACCTGCTCACGGCCGCCGCCTACCTTGGCCTGCTGCTGGTCGCGGACGCCTTCGGCCCGGGCTCGCTGGAGGCGCTTGGCGCGGTGCTGATCGCGCCGATCGACCGGCCGGACCGGCTTCTTCCGCTGATCTTCGAGGACCCGGCCGCCGGCCCGGTCGGCGGGCTGATGAGCGGGGTCCTGCAGGCGATATGGCCCTGGCTTCTCGCCCCGGCCCTCGCGGTGCTGCTGGCGCTGCTGGCGACGCGCGGGCTGGTCTTCACCCCGTCGAAACTTGCGCCGAAGCCGTCGCGCCTCTCGCCGCTGGAGAACGCGCGCAACAAGTACGGGCCGCGCGGGCTCTTCGAATTCTTCAAGAGTTTCGGCAAGCTCTGCCTCTACTCGCTGGTGCTGGGCGTCTTCCTCAGCTCGCGGCTCGAGCAGATCACCGCCAGCGTCGCGCTCTCGTCGGGTGCGGCGGCGGCGCTGCTGGCCGGGCTCATGCGCGACCTTCTCGGGCTGGCGGTGCTGCTGGCGCTGGTGCTGGGCGTCGTCGACCAGCTCTGGCAGCGCGAGGATCACCTGCGGCGTCACCGAATGTCGCAGAAGGAGCTGCGCGACGAGCAGAAAGAGGCGGAGGGCGACCCGATGTTCCGCCAGCACCGCCGCGCGCGGGCGCAGGAGATCGCGCTCAGCCGGATGTTCGCCGACCTGCCGCGCGCCGACGTGGTGATCACCAACCCCACCCACTACGCCGTGGCGTTGCGCTGGGAGCGGACGCCCGGCTCGGCCCCGGTCTGCGTCGCCAAGGGCCAGGACGAGGTGGCGCGGCGCATCCGCGAGGTCGCCGCCGAACACGGGGTGCCGCTGCATTCCGATCCGGCGACGGCGCGGGCGCTCTACGCGACGACCGAGATCGGTGCGCAGGTCGCGCCGGAATTCTACCGGCCCGTCGCCGCCGCCATCCGCTTCTCGGAGGACATGCGCGCCCGCGCCCGCCGGGGCTGGAGGCGCGGGCGATGA
- the flgC gene encoding flagellar basal body rod protein FlgC, giving the protein MSAFSDALSVTASGLRAQSLRLRTLAENIANADTPGYRRKTIPFETEEDGGTDMSLVRPGRVSLDRKDLAEIYDPAHPLADATGHYLGSNVDLLIEIADAREAQRSYEANLQMFEQTRRMGSDLLDLLRR; this is encoded by the coding sequence ATGAGCGCCTTTTCGGATGCCCTCTCGGTCACCGCGAGCGGGCTGCGGGCCCAGTCCCTGCGGCTGCGCACGCTCGCCGAGAACATCGCCAACGCCGACACGCCAGGCTACCGGCGCAAGACCATCCCCTTCGAGACGGAGGAGGACGGCGGCACCGACATGTCCCTTGTCCGGCCCGGCCGCGTGTCGCTCGACCGCAAGGACCTTGCCGAGATCTACGACCCTGCCCACCCGCTCGCCGACGCGACCGGGCATTACCTCGGCTCGAACGTCGACCTGCTGATCGAGATCGCCGACGCCCGCGAGGCGCAGCGCAGCTACGAGGCCAACCTGCAGATGTTCGAGCAGACCCGAAGGATGGGCTCGGACCTTCTCGACCTGCTGCGACGGTGA
- the flgA gene encoding flagellar basal body P-ring formation chaperone FlgA, protein MRRGTLLLLLVAAPAGAESVVATRTIRAQEVIAADAVRLDPRVVSGAADALGAAIGRESLVAVYAGQPVMTAQLTEPALVERNQLVELVYEHAGLRIVTEGRAMSRGAAGDRIRVMNLASRSLLVGTIGPGGRIDVSPE, encoded by the coding sequence ATGCGGCGCGGCACCCTCCTCCTGCTGCTTGTCGCCGCGCCGGCCGGGGCGGAAAGCGTCGTGGCGACGCGCACGATCCGCGCGCAGGAGGTTATCGCGGCCGACGCGGTCCGGCTCGACCCGCGGGTGGTGTCCGGTGCCGCAGACGCGCTCGGCGCCGCGATCGGGCGGGAGAGCCTCGTCGCCGTCTATGCCGGCCAGCCCGTCATGACCGCGCAGCTGACCGAACCCGCGCTGGTCGAGCGCAACCAGCTGGTCGAGCTGGTCTACGAACACGCCGGGCTGCGCATCGTCACAGAGGGGCGCGCCATGTCGCGCGGCGCCGCAGGGGACCGCATCCGGGTGATGAACCTGGCCTCCCGCAGCCTTCTCGTCGGCACGATCGGCCCGGGCGGCCGCATCGACGTCTCGCCGGAGTAG
- a CDS encoding flagellar hook-basal body complex protein, producing the protein METAGYTVLSRQTGLMRELQLIANNVANANTTGYRQQGLIFSEYIRETGRGGSVSMSAAHVRDSSFAQGAITRTGAALDLAIEGEGFFLVQTPAGERLTRNGAFTTSAQGDLVTHDGYPVLSAGGGPVFVPPGAADLAVARDGTLSSGGQPVGQIGLVRPPNPKDLEREGGTLFRAPGGTEPVDDPKIIQGALESSNVDPILQLARLIEVQRAYEMGQNFLDREDDRLKTAIKTLFT; encoded by the coding sequence ATGGAAACCGCCGGCTACACCGTCCTCTCCCGCCAGACCGGGCTCATGCGCGAGCTGCAGCTGATCGCCAACAACGTCGCCAATGCCAACACCACCGGCTACCGCCAGCAGGGGCTGATCTTCTCGGAATACATCCGCGAGACGGGCCGCGGCGGCTCGGTCTCGATGAGCGCAGCGCATGTGCGCGACAGTTCCTTCGCCCAGGGGGCGATCACCCGCACCGGGGCGGCGCTGGATCTCGCGATCGAGGGCGAGGGCTTCTTCCTGGTGCAGACCCCCGCGGGCGAGCGGCTCACCCGGAACGGCGCCTTCACCACCAGCGCGCAGGGCGATCTCGTCACCCATGACGGCTACCCGGTGCTGAGCGCAGGGGGCGGGCCGGTCTTCGTGCCGCCCGGCGCGGCCGACCTCGCGGTGGCGCGCGACGGCACGCTCAGCAGCGGCGGCCAGCCGGTCGGCCAGATCGGCCTCGTCCGCCCGCCCAACCCGAAGGACCTCGAGCGCGAGGGCGGGACGCTCTTCCGCGCGCCCGGCGGCACCGAGCCGGTCGACGACCCGAAGATCATCCAGGGGGCGCTGGAATCCTCCAACGTCGATCCGATCCTGCAGCTCGCGCGGCTGATCGAGGTCCAGCGCGCCTACGAGATGGGCCAGAACTTCCTCGACCGCGAGGACGATCGCCTGAAGACCGCCATCAAGACCCTGTTCACCTGA
- a CDS encoding FlgB family protein, giving the protein MFQTLDVFRTAIAMARHAGAAQAASAQNIANADTPGYRGVTLPAFEDTLRHPQNAMRSTRPGHLGGDPPDAFELVERRRAEDPNGNTVSLEAEMLDAVEAQRAHERALAIYRSNLTLLRTSLGT; this is encoded by the coding sequence ATGTTCCAGACCCTGGACGTGTTTCGTACCGCCATTGCCATGGCCCGCCACGCCGGCGCCGCACAGGCAGCAAGCGCGCAGAACATCGCCAACGCCGACACGCCCGGCTACCGCGGCGTGACGCTGCCGGCCTTCGAGGACACGCTCCGTCACCCGCAGAACGCCATGCGAAGCACGCGGCCCGGCCATCTAGGAGGTGACCCGCCCGATGCGTTCGAACTCGTGGAACGCAGGCGGGCGGAGGATCCCAACGGCAACACCGTCTCGCTCGAGGCCGAGATGCTCGATGCCGTCGAAGCGCAGCGGGCCCATGAACGAGCGCTCGCGATCTACCGCTCGAACCTCACACTGTTGCGAACCAGCCTCGGCACCTGA
- a CDS encoding FliI/YscN family ATPase, giving the protein MEESEIASLRRRIAGVQPVRAVGRVRSVEGTIIWVRGLAHQARIGDRLRLMRAAGPLGGEVLRIREELVAMLPDDGVEGVSQGDRVAVLGAPGLAPSDGWIGRVIDPYGVPLDGAPIAPGPQLRSIRGSPPPAAWRRGLGARLATGLAAFDTLLPIVRGQRIGLFAGSGVGKSRLLAALARGMAAEVVVLALVGERGRELHDFVHDVLGPEGMARAVVVAATSDRSPLERRRCAMAAMTVAEHFRDQGRQVLFLADSITRFAEAHREVAIAAGELPALRGFPPSTAHQIMRLAERAGPGVAGSGDITAVFSVLVAGSDMEEPIADILRGVLDGHTVLSREIAERGRYPSIDILRSVSRSLPEAASPAENEILLKVRQLLGAYSRSEAMIRAGLYRDGEDAVLDQAIRIWAELDGFFAEASPHGPAAAFSRLELLLRRAGSGTAGSFGAAVGRGRQVG; this is encoded by the coding sequence ATGGAAGAGAGCGAGATCGCCTCGCTGCGCCGACGCATTGCGGGGGTGCAGCCGGTGCGAGCGGTAGGGCGCGTGCGCTCGGTCGAAGGGACGATCATCTGGGTGCGGGGCCTGGCGCACCAGGCACGGATCGGGGATCGGCTGAGGTTGATGCGCGCCGCCGGTCCGCTCGGGGGCGAGGTGTTGCGCATCCGCGAGGAGCTAGTCGCCATGCTTCCTGACGACGGGGTCGAGGGCGTGTCGCAGGGGGATCGCGTCGCGGTGCTGGGCGCGCCGGGCCTCGCGCCGTCGGATGGCTGGATCGGTCGGGTGATCGACCCCTACGGCGTGCCGCTCGACGGTGCGCCGATCGCGCCCGGACCGCAGCTGCGCTCGATCCGCGGCAGCCCGCCCCCCGCGGCGTGGCGGCGTGGGCTCGGCGCGCGGCTGGCCACGGGCCTGGCGGCTTTCGACACCTTGCTGCCCATCGTGCGCGGTCAGCGGATCGGCCTCTTCGCCGGCTCGGGGGTCGGCAAGTCGCGGCTGCTCGCGGCGCTGGCACGGGGCATGGCGGCCGAGGTCGTGGTGCTTGCCCTGGTCGGCGAACGTGGCCGCGAACTGCATGATTTCGTTCACGATGTCCTGGGGCCAGAGGGCATGGCGCGGGCGGTGGTCGTGGCGGCTACCTCGGACCGGTCACCACTTGAGCGCCGGCGCTGTGCCATGGCGGCGATGACGGTGGCCGAGCATTTTCGCGACCAGGGTCGGCAGGTGCTCTTCCTGGCCGATTCCATCACCCGTTTCGCCGAGGCGCATCGCGAGGTGGCTATCGCCGCGGGCGAATTGCCGGCGCTGCGGGGGTTCCCACCCTCAACCGCGCACCAGATCATGCGGCTCGCCGAACGGGCCGGGCCGGGGGTGGCGGGCAGCGGCGACATCACGGCGGTGTTTTCGGTCCTCGTCGCCGGGTCGGACATGGAGGAGCCGATCGCCGACATCCTGCGCGGCGTGCTCGACGGGCACACGGTGTTGAGCCGCGAGATCGCCGAGCGCGGGCGCTACCCGTCGATCGACATCCTGCGCTCGGTCTCGCGCAGCCTGCCCGAGGCGGCGAGCCCGGCCGAGAACGAGATCCTCCTGAAGGTGCGCCAGCTGCTCGGGGCCTATTCGAGGTCCGAGGCGATGATCCGCGCTGGGCTCTACCGGGACGGAGAGGATGCCGTGCTCGACCAGGCGATCCGCATCTGGGCCGAGCTGGACGGGTTCTTCGCCGAAGCGTCGCCGCACGGGCCGGCGGCGGCATTCTCGAGGCTCGAATTGCTTCTGCGCCGCGCGGGCTCCGGCACAGCAGGGAGTTTTGGTGCAGCGGTCGGGCGCGGTCGGCAGGTGGGGTAG
- the fliE gene encoding flagellar hook-basal body complex protein FliE, which translates to MDIRSLFAAQQYAAARPATDPETEGGGAGARLAAAVQDFTATLGEAERASTAAMTGDADPHALVQALAQSELAVETVVTIRNKVVEAYQEILRMPV; encoded by the coding sequence ATGGATATCCGATCGCTTTTCGCCGCGCAGCAATACGCGGCGGCGCGTCCCGCCACAGACCCCGAGACCGAAGGCGGCGGTGCCGGCGCCCGGCTTGCCGCCGCGGTGCAGGACTTCACCGCGACGCTCGGCGAGGCCGAGCGGGCCTCCACCGCGGCGATGACCGGCGATGCCGATCCGCATGCGCTGGTCCAGGCCCTCGCCCAGTCCGAGCTCGCGGTCGAGACCGTGGTGACGATCCGCAACAAGGTGGTCGAAGCCTACCAGGAAATCCTGCGGATGCCGGTCTGA